The following DNA comes from Verrucomicrobiia bacterium.
TTGCGGTTGGAGATTGCTGGCCAAGGATTCTGCCATGAGCTGGCGCTGACGGGCGTGCTTTCGTCAAGTCGCCACATCTGCCTCATGCGCCAATCGCAGCGAGAACGCGGGGTTCATGTTGCGGACGTCAACGTGTTTCGGGAGCTCCCTCGGGGCATCGTTCAAAGGCGCCTTCCCAGTCTACGCAGACCGAGCAGCAAGAGACCACCACCGAGGAGGAAGCCGATCAGGTGCAACCCCATGAATCCCCCCGACATCTGGAGCCACAAGAAGCCGCCGGTCATCACGATCCCTCCGACGAGTGTGAAGAGAATCCCCTCGACCAGCCGCAGGCGCAGGGATGGATGGCGAGTGACATCGAGATTCGACGAGCGATGAAGCCGGATGGAGGCAGTCGCCGAGGTGAGGGCGACGATACCAAAGAACGCGAGGCGGCCGTAAGCGAGGGTATTGACTTCGGCGTCTCCGATTAGAGGGGCTTTGCAGAGTTCGATGACCAGGAACAGCGACGCCAGGATGCAGACAGCGCCCGACATTCCGGAGAGATGGTACATGGGTTGGAAGGAAGTCTGGCGGGGGTCTTAACTCGTGAATTCTCGCACCAGGCCGTAGCCGACGGCCGCGATGCCTGTCCAGGTCAGCACCCGGGCGAGGAAGGCGGCCGCCGATGCGAGGGATCCAGTACGCTGCAGGGATGCGGTGGTACCGACCTGCCTTCGGACGCGATGCGCGAGTGCCGAGGCGAATGGGCCTCCGACCAGCCATGCGACCAGGGTCAGGGGCAGAATGAGGAACGTGATCACCATGCCGCCCTGATCGTTGAACGTGCCGGGCGGCCTGGTAATTACCCAGGCCCAGGCAAGGAGGATGGTGGTCCAGGCGGCCAAAGTTAGGGCGAGACTGAGGGTGGCTCCGGAAGTAGCGACGATGTTCCGCGAGCGCCACCTATCGCCCGCCGGCCCTGGCGGCGGTGGGACGGTGAGCGCCTCCAGGCACGAGGGACAGCGGATTTCGCGTCCGACCCATTCCGATGGGCAGGCGATCTTCTGGTCGCACTGGAGGCAGGCGAACTTCAGCTCGCCCGAACTGCCTGTTGCGGACGCATCCGGCACACCGGCTGTGGATTCCTGAGGACCGTCCGCAACCTCCCGGCTTCGGACCCGGGCCCATCGATGGGCCAGCCATGCGCCCAACGCACCCCCAGCCAGTCCATATCCCCCGAGAAAAGCTCTCGCGAACACGGTGCCGAAGAAGCCGATCCAATCCATGAATTCACTTTCACCGGAGAGCGCGGCGACCAGGAAGCCCACGATGAGCGGAAACGAGATGGCGAGGGAGGTTCCCAGCGCACCCAGGAGCGCGCCGTAAACGGCAGGACGACAATCAGGACAGGCGCTTCGTGACCGTGTCTCGCCGGGAAGCTCATGTGCGGCTCCGCGATCCGCATCGCGGTCCCCTGGGGTTGGGATGGGTCGTTGGATCATGGTCGTTCGCATCGGTTCCTCACAGCGCCAATTCCACGGCAGCAAAGCCATCCGAATCCGGCCCCCACCAGATCCGGTGTGCATGGCGGCAAAAGGTGCCGATCTGCGAGCGGGAGCGTGCATCCATTCTTTCGGGGCGTGCATCGAAGGAATGCTGTGGATGGGATTATGAAGCGTGCGGGGCGGAGATCGTTATCGGGCGCGACACGACGCTGTGGCGGACCCGAGGATTTCGCTCCGTTCCTGAAGGGGCACGGGCACGTCGACGGTCAGCATGTCCTGGATTCGCTGACGGAGCTCGCGCGTCAACACGGCGGCGGAGGCACGGAGGTTGCGTCCGTTTTCGCGTCCAGAGGGTCCTATCTCGATCGGATGTCCGAACGAGATTTCGGCGAATCGCGCCGCGGGGTAGGTGCCCGCCCCGAGGACGTCTTCGTCGAGCTTGAAGAGGGTCTCCGCGATGCGATCGAGGGTGGGGCGACTCTCCAGATAACGGCCTCGGTAACTGTACAGTTGCTGGGCGGCGAACAGGCGATCCAGATCGTCATCGAGCTGCTCCCTTCGTTGGGGATGGCGGCTCGCGGCGTCGCTGAGCAACTCGAGGCGGATGCGGTGGCGAAGGGTGCTGATCCTTGGGGAAAGTTCGGATCCCATGGGTTGGAGGTCGTGCCGTCGTTCGACGCTCCCGACGAGGAATTCCTGAAGCCAAACGATGCGTTCATGTAGGTCGCCGCGGCGTGTCTCACCCAGGAATTCCTCCTCCTTGATGGAAAGGAGGACGCTTCCGATTCGTAGGATACGGTCGGTCACGCCGAGATGCCGCTGGGGTTTCCAGGTGATGCGGCGTTCCAGGACCTCCAATCGGCGCGCGAATGTCCCTTCCACTGCCGGATCATGCCGGATGCGGATGGCAGTGGGGATGGCGTAGGCCCGCCTCCCGAGGGGTAGTTTCCCCGCGACGCGCAACGCGATCGTCGCGGGTCCCTCATTGAGCAAGTCGAGTTCCTCGTGGTGGTGGTAGATCTCGCCTTCCGGGAAGATCACCAGTGGATGATGCCCCGTGCGGAGAAGGCTCATCGCGGTCCGCAGGGCAGCGAGATCGTTGCCTTCGCGATCGACGGAGAAGGCGCCCGAGCGTTGAAGGACAAATCGGCTGAGCGGGCCCCGCTCGAAGCATTCCCGGGCTGCCATGAACTGGAAGGCGAGCCCGACTCGGCGGCCGACTTCAACCAGGAGACAGGGGTCGGCATGATCGGCATGGTTGGGAGTCACCAGGACGGACTCACCTTTCCGGGCGAGGCGAATGAGCTCCTGCTCCCCCTTGACCGACAGGCGTCGGATGCGAAACCGGAACCGGAGGAACCCGGCCGAAATCAGGTGAAGCAATGGGCGAAACCAGCGCGCCGACCGGGGCGGCCGAAAAACGTACGGTTTCTGGGTCCGCTGCAGGTTCACGAGGCAAGGCTCCTGGCGAGTTCCTTGATGCGACGGAGGTCAAGCTTACCCGATCCGAGCTGGGGGAAGCTTTCAACACGGAAGAAGGCGTCCGGCTTCGGCTTCCAAAGGTTGGGAAGATCAGCTTTGGCCAGTTGGTCAAGGCAGGCGCGCAACGGCACGTCGGGCAGGGTATGCAAAACCACCAGGCGTTCGCCCTTGCGTTCGTCTGGCACGCTGGTGACGACAAACGTCAACTGGGTGACGGCGGCCAACTCGTGCAGACATTCCTCCACCCGGAGATGCGGCACCATTTCGCCGCCAATCTTACTGAACCGGCTCAGGCGGTCGGTGATCCGCAGAAAGCCGTCGTCATCCATCGTGGCGATGTCTCCCGTGACGTACCAGCCCTGGCGGAAGGCACGCGCCGTGAGGTCGGAGCGTCCCAGGTACCCCTGCATCACATTCGGGCCGCGCACGAGCAACAGGCCTGGTTGCCCCGCTGGAACGGGCTGTTCCGTCACGGGATCCACGATGCGAACCGCGATGCCAGGGAGGGGATGGCCGATGCTCCCCCGCTTCGCACCGACCTGCAGGACGCCCGTGGTGCGGAAATCGTGGGTGTTCACCGCCACCGCAGGCGCGCATTCCGTGCATCCGTAGCCTTCGAAAGGTCGGATGCCGAACTTGTCCTCGAACGCCGTCGCCAGGCGATCCGGCAACTTTTCGGCGCCGACCATGACAACGCGCAGGCTGCCGAAATCGTCCGGGCGGCAGCCGTTGAGGTAGAGCTGAAGAAAGGTCGGGGTGCCGAGGAGGAAGGTCAGCCCGTAATCGCGAACCAGGCGACCCACGGCCGCCGCATCCAGCGGAGTCGGATGGTAGGCAACGCCCAGCCCCAAGGTTGCCGGGAGGCAGAGCGTGGCCGTGTAGCCGAACGAGTGGAAGAAGGGCAACACCCCGAGCATCCGATCACGGGAGTTCAGTCGATAGACCTGCGCCAACTGCGCGATGTTGGCGGCCACGTTGGCATGGGTGAGCGGGATGCCCTTGGGATCGGCGGTGCTACCGCTCGAGAAGATAATGGTGGCAAGGTCGTCCGGGCGGGCGTGCTGGGTTCGCCCCAGAGCCCGTTCCAGCCAGGAAGCCGGAAGTAGCCCGCCCATGGCCAACGCAACGAGTCGTTCGCCCCATCGCGGTTTTCCGACAGCGTCCTCCAGGGCCAACACGGGGCAGGGCGGGTTCACCTTCGCTTTCTCCAGGAAGAGCCGGGAGGTGATCAAGGTGCGGATTCCGCACTGGCTCAGACAGGATGCGATGGTTTGGCTCGAACTCGTGTAGTTGAGGTTCACCACGACCTTCCCGGCCAGCAGCGCGGCGAAGTTGACCAGAGCACCTGTCACAGAGGGAGGCAGGAGGATGCCGACCTTCTCCTCCGCGGCCCAGTGACTTCGCAGCTTTCGGGCCAGGTGGATCGCGCCGGCCAGCGCGGCCAGAAATCCGAGAGAAGGAACTCGGGCATCGCCCATGGCGAACCGGAACGGGTGACGCCGTGCGGTCCGCCGAAAGGCTCGGTGAAGAGGTTCGCACACTTGTGCCCGCCGCCGCCAGGCCTCGCTCACCGCCTCCTGCACCGCGTTCCGGATCTCAACGGCGGTCGTGGCGGAGGAAACGGGGTTTCCGAAGTGCACCCAGACCGATTCCCGCCACCGGGACCACCCCCGGCCCGGGGCGATCACAAGCCCCACCGGAACGATGGGAGCCTCCACTCCTTTCATGATCTCCTCGCTGTCTGTCCCGAAGGGCAACATCTGGCCCGTCCGACTTACCTGCCCTTCGCCGAACACGCAGACCCATTGGCCTCCGCGAAGGGCCTCGGCGACCTGCCGAAACCGGTCCTGAAGTTCGCGCGGCGACGCGGCGCGGGGCAGGACGATCGCCTCGCAGCGAGACGACCCTGCGCCGGCCACTCGCAACGCCGGGTCGTCCTCCCTCAAGACGACAAGCACGCGCCGCCGGAGGGCGCCGGCAATGATCAAGGCATCGGAGGCGGACACATGGTTGGAGACCAGGAGCGCCCCGCCCTCCGAAGGCAGGTGTTGCAGTCCGTCGGCTTGGACGTCTCGACCCCGCGCCAAGGCCATGCGTGCGAAGATTCCCAGCCATCGTGAACGGCTTGCCTCGCTGCCCTCACCGTAAACGGAACCGCCAACGGGGGTGGATCGGGCCGTCCGCTCGAATTGCGAAATATTGGAGATTGCCGCTCGAGCGCTCGTGGTGGTGCCGTTGGTTGACATGGGATGCCACTCATAGAAGCGCAAATCCCGCGCGACAAGTATGTCGAGGACATGCAGCGGACCGAGCCAGCCCCGGCCTTCCGGGACGATCAGACCGAGAACCGTCGAAGCGCCTTTCCAACCAGCAGACTTGGGATCGTTTCCCTGATCAGCGCAAAACCGGCTGCCGCTGCCGCCAGCGTTCCCCAGTCCGGCACAGAATCGATCAGACTGACCAAGGTGAACGTTATCATTCAACCCGCGAGCTCTACGACTTCCACATGCGAGTCCGCGGCTATCTCGGGCATACATGCAGCGAAACCCCGTTCCTCGGTCGAAGCATGAACGCAGGATTGGGAACCGGGGCCGACGCCGTCGGTTCGAACCGGAATCGACGGAGCCACGTGGCCAGGATCAGACCCATCTCCATCCTGGCGAAACCCTCGCCGATGGAATGTTCTGGTTCAGCCGAAACAGGTGGGATGGATCAAACCTGGCCTTCAACGCGGCCAATCGCTGAAACTTGGCCGCGCCAAACGCCGCAGTCATGCGTTCGGGAGCGGTCTCGGCTTCGTAGTCCGGATAGAATCCGGCGGAACCGAACCTCTCGGCGGTCCCCCAGGATTCCCGCATCCACGCCCGGTTGGATTCATCCTCGTCGGTCGAATTCCACATGCCCACCCACAGCAGGATATGCAGGGCGTTGCGATAGGAGACCGCCGTTGCGTCCGCCGGCACGCGCCCGACCGCCCCGCCCGGGGTGTAAAGCACCACGTGGCTCTGGGGTGAAGGCACCTGGCGGCACCGTTCAATCAGCAATCCGATGGCGTCGGTGTTCAGATCGTTCACGTAGGAGGTCTTCATGAGTCGGCGTTATCAGGGCGATCCGGCGGATGACGGAGGCACGACGGTTTCCAGGCGTTGAAGCTCCCGTTGTGTGAGGATGTCCACGTTCCCTGAATCGTCGAGGCGGCAACCGCTGAGCTTCCAGCTCTGACGTTCCATCTCGGCAAGGGGAACCTCGCGTTCCGGAAGGAGGATGACCAGGGTTTGGCTGGTCTCAAA
Coding sequences within:
- a CDS encoding 1-acyl-sn-glycerol-3-phosphate acyltransferase, which gives rise to MNLQRTQKPYVFRPPRSARWFRPLLHLISAGFLRFRFRIRRLSVKGEQELIRLARKGESVLVTPNHADHADPCLLVEVGRRVGLAFQFMAARECFERGPLSRFVLQRSGAFSVDREGNDLAALRTAMSLLRTGHHPLVIFPEGEIYHHHEELDLLNEGPATIALRVAGKLPLGRRAYAIPTAIRIRHDPAVEGTFARRLEVLERRITWKPQRHLGVTDRILRIGSVLLSIKEEEFLGETRRGDLHERIVWLQEFLVGSVERRHDLQPMGSELSPRISTLRHRIRLELLSDAASRHPQRREQLDDDLDRLFAAQQLYSYRGRYLESRPTLDRIAETLFKLDEDVLGAGTYPAARFAEISFGHPIEIGPSGRENGRNLRASAAVLTRELRQRIQDMLTVDVPVPLQERSEILGSATASCRAR
- a CDS encoding AMP-binding protein yields the protein MALARGRDVQADGLQHLPSEGGALLVSNHVSASDALIIAGALRRRVLVVLREDDPALRVAGAGSSRCEAIVLPRAASPRELQDRFRQVAEALRGGQWVCVFGEGQVSRTGQMLPFGTDSEEIMKGVEAPIVPVGLVIAPGRGWSRWRESVWVHFGNPVSSATTAVEIRNAVQEAVSEAWRRRAQVCEPLHRAFRRTARRHPFRFAMGDARVPSLGFLAALAGAIHLARKLRSHWAAEEKVGILLPPSVTGALVNFAALLAGKVVVNLNYTSSSQTIASCLSQCGIRTLITSRLFLEKAKVNPPCPVLALEDAVGKPRWGERLVALAMGGLLPASWLERALGRTQHARPDDLATIIFSSGSTADPKGIPLTHANVAANIAQLAQVYRLNSRDRMLGVLPFFHSFGYTATLCLPATLGLGVAYHPTPLDAAAVGRLVRDYGLTFLLGTPTFLQLYLNGCRPDDFGSLRVVMVGAEKLPDRLATAFEDKFGIRPFEGYGCTECAPAVAVNTHDFRTTGVLQVGAKRGSIGHPLPGIAVRIVDPVTEQPVPAGQPGLLLVRGPNVMQGYLGRSDLTARAFRQGWYVTGDIATMDDDGFLRITDRLSRFSKIGGEMVPHLRVEECLHELAAVTQLTFVVTSVPDERKGERLVVLHTLPDVPLRACLDQLAKADLPNLWKPKPDAFFRVESFPQLGSGKLDLRRIKELARSLAS
- a CDS encoding BBE domain-containing protein gives rise to the protein MKTSYVNDLNTDAIGLLIERCRQVPSPQSHVVLYTPGGAVGRVPADATAVSYRNALHILLWVGMWNSTDEDESNRAWMRESWGTAERFGSAGFYPDYEAETAPERMTAAFGAAKFQRLAALKARFDPSHLFRLNQNIPSARVSPGWRWV